The genomic window TAAATGAGATTCACTTCATTGTTGCAGACACTTAtctaattttattcaatattctGATTAACTTTCCTATGTACAAGTAAAAAGACAATTTGTTATAAGACAGTAACAGAAAACTTTCCTCTGCCTCATGCCAACCAAACAAATTTGTATATGTCACCTTTATTTTGGTGGTAAAAATTCACCCTTGGCATCTTCCTGGAGGTATAATAAAAATCCCTAATAATCTATCATGAGACTTTCTGTCTGAAGTCATTTTATCTAGATTGATTCTATGCTAGAGTAAATATCCATCTAAGCTTTGAGATAACTTAGAATATTCCTTAGTACTTGGCAAGTAAGAGTGCATTATAATCATAAATACTGTTTCTagttgaattattttcctttttaaaatttctactagTACTAAAAAAGACTACCcaggaaaaaatattcataatcattctaaaaattttcacattaattttacatgaaaagaaaaacttgCATTAAAAGTATCAATCTGAATTATCTGTAAGCATGTTGCAAGTAATAAATATCATACCATGAGTTTTAAGCTTATCagtcattttattaatctttcgTTCTAGTCTGGCATATTTGGCAAATTCATCCATCATACTAATAGCTGAAAGATCTTGTTTCATGGTTTGTATTTCTGCTCTCATCTGGGACTCTTGGTCTACATCCTTTTGTAGCAGCTTGGATATCTgaccaaaaaaaagcaaatatttaaagTGCTATTCAATCAAAAATCATTACTAGTAGTATCCTCTTGTTTACCACTTTTTTATATAGCACATATCATGATTATCAGATAAGGAATtaaattgaagcattttttaaatatttttaattgaaaaatatatagtCAAAATCCAAATAAGAAAACTTATACAAAGCAATCAAAGTTGTTCAGTGATTTTTCAATCAAATCTAATgctccatgactccatttagagttgttttggcaaatatattagagtagtttgcaagtagtttgcaattttcttctccagttcattttacagctgaggaaacagaggcaaacatgtagagggctggaactctgaaaaggtggaCTTGAATCTAGGTCAGCAAAGTACTTTTAGTTAAGCAtacacttagtacttagtatggtgatgtaatggttgcgtGTGCTTAGTGTGTTGTAGTGATATAATcgtactgaagtatttaagggagcttcagccacagacacagagaagacttcaggctccagacttcaGATGCCAGACTCCATCTCTGACCAGCCTCATAGTGGCTGTCCTGCCTCctttactcctccactaagaccaagaacTCGGGCTCATCCTGAAGTCCTCCAAGAGCTGGTTTAGATAtcacagatgcagaaaaaacatttgacaaaatccaatatctattcttattaaaaacactagagtataggaatatttaaatagagttttccttaaaatgatcagtagcagctatttaaaaccatcagcaaacatcatacataatggggataaactggaaccattcccaataagatcagaggtgaaacaagttgcccactgtcaccattactattcaacagtgtattagaaatgttaggttTGGtaataagagaacaaaaagagattaaaggaattagtgtaggtaatgaggaaatcaaattattctttgcagatgatatgatagtattcttagagaatcccagagcatcaactaaaaaactattagaaactattcagaactttagcaaagttgcaggatacaaaataaatccacacaaacagggttaagtgacttgcccaggatcactttGATAAAAAGTGTCTgaaagcagatttgaattcagaaagatgagtcttcctcactccagtattggtactctatccacagataaacctagctgcccatttgaaaaataaagaactgtTATTGGCaactaaaataacagaaaaaaaaattttttctctaaggtcttttaaaaaataacattactccctctgtttttaaaaatattactcatttTCCCATACTACTCCTCCCCCTTGAACATTTTCTTctaacaaaacataaaaaaaaaaaattcaccaaaacCTACATATTAACTGTGTCTAAAAGTTATAGAGCATAAGCTGTGATCCGTAACCAGTTATCCTTCCCCTATTCACACACTTCACTACCAACATAAGAAGTCCATgtgttattatttgttttctaGTGTAGTCATTACATAATCAGGAATTAAGCTACTTTTCAACatttcaatttatattatttaagtcAGTAAGTATACTATTCTGCAAATTCTATTTACCACAAATGTTGGTTATGGACCTACAAAGCCTCAAAcaagtattttcatgtttttctaaattcttcatatttgtcacttcttacaataaaataacattattttacattgatgtatcacaatttgttcagtctgtcctcaattgatgggaattcactttatttctagttttttgctatCATAGAAAGTGAGGCTAGAAAAATTTTAGTATATATAGTGCCTTCCTATCTTTATTCCTCAGGATTTGTATTCAGTAGTGAATCTAAGTCAAGgaatttttcttgaataattaaagtgtttcaaagaatatgaacagacaatttaagatgataaaattaaagccatctataatcatatgaaaaaaagttctaaattactactgattggagaaatgcaaattaaaacaactctgaggtaccacctcacaactctcagattggcatttaaaatgacaggaaaagataatgataaatgttggagggcatgtggggaaactgggactctaatgtattgttggtggagttgtaaaatgatccaaccactctggagagcaatctggaactgtggccaaagggctataaaactatgtacaCCTTTTGAACCAGCAGTCCTATTACTGGGTCTGCATcctaaggaaatcaaaaaggaggaaaaaaggagccacatgtgcaaaaatgttgtagcaactctttttctgatggcaaagaactagaaaattagtaatgcccattaattagggaataaCTAAATAGGTTATatgaagtaatggaatattactgttctattaaaaaatgaacaaattgattttagaaaggcctggaaagatttacatgaatgaatgatgagcaaaacaagtagaaccaagaataacattgtacatagtaagagtactgtgtgatgatcaactatgaaagactttagTTCTCAAAGGTTCAATGAtacaaagcaattccaataaactttggatagaaaaccgcttctgctatattcactttttttttcctttttctttttctttcatgtttttttttctgacttttctctctcaatatgatgcactaagatgttattttaaaaaattaatgtacttatataaccagaagaaagaaaacaataaaaaggggGAGTGGGGATTATAGTGTTGGGAGAATATAACTCACTTGAgttctcccaaattcccctccaaacaactttaaataacacctcaaaacaaattctggagtaACAGACACCACAAAAGGATGgattgaaacaattttctagcccaagacaacttatTAGGGTCAGTAGGAAAAGTCTTTCGTATTAGGATGAAAGTGAAGCACAGTCCAGCACAGGCCAAACCCCAGCAAACCAGCAAAAGGTCTTAGGGACAAGTATCAATGAAGCAAGGGAGGATTCCAGAGCTTTTAGCACACAGATGTTAAGGAGGGTCATAACTTGTCAAAAGCCCAGGAACACTAGTACACCAAAACTTGTGGCTGCAGGGGAACAGGGATCCTGGTCACAATACAGTAGAAAAGAGTATTTGTGGTTGCTCATAGACTagagcacaggccaggagagtAGTGACCATATCTCTCCTCGGATCATTGATTTctttgaagaaatttaaatttacagAGCCCCCAAACTACCTTTAAGAGTACCAGCAAGAAAGGAGGAGttaagaaagaactatgggaaatgagtgtggaccacaacatagcatttatacttctTCTGTTATTATCcacttgcctttttcttttccttctcaggttatttttaccttatttctaaatccaatttttcttgtgcagcaagataactatataaatatgtatacatatattgcatttaacatatacttcaacatatctaacatgcattggtctacctgccatctaggggaggaggtgaggggaaggaagggaaaatttggaacagaaggtttttcaagggtcaatgctgaaaaattacccatgcatatgccttgtaaataaaaagctataatttttaaaaaggagttaaAAAATCAAGCTATAGactaaaaaaataagcaaataacaatCAAAAAAGGAACCTTAACACAGAAAGTAACTACAGTGACAAAGATTAATACACAAATTCAGAAGTTAACATAGTCAAAACTGCTACATCCAAAACTTCAAAgcaaaatgtgaattggtctcatGGCTTCCCCAAAAGAATTCATGGAAGGGCTTTTTCAAAAAGTTCAAAtaagagaaacaagagaaaaaatgtgaaaagacaaGAGAATGATACAAGGAAATAACGAAAAAAGATTAAACAGCttggcaaaggagaaaaaaaaaaagaaagaaagaaaataacatcttaaaaaacagaataggccaaTTGGTAAATGATGCACAAAAAATCCAATTGAGTGGAGAACTCCTCAAAAAGTAGAACTggtcaaattaaaaatatataaaaagcacactgaaaaaaataattctataaaaattagataggcagataaaaagaaatatatgtgacAGAGGGCATGGGTTTGACTTGAATGTATGGGATAtctaaaaaaatgtaaatataaggaATTCACTGGGAGAAGAGAGGAGTGACTTATTTCACAAAAAAAGAGGCACCAAAGAGCTCTTTTACAGTAGAGAGAAGGATAAGgtgagaggaaggggggaaacCCGTGAACCTTATTCTTATTCAAAGGAATAATAATCACACCCAGTTGGGTTAGAATTCTATCTTACCCCCCAGGAAAGCAGGATGAAGAGGAACCAAGAAGTATGTGTAGGGGTGGTGAGGGAAAATACTGATTGAAGGAAGGGCAGATTGAGAAAGGTAGTCAGAagtagttaaaaagaaaagaattttgaggatggacagaaaagagagagtagaataaacaggggaaaataagatagaagaaaattatgattagtaataatgactgaaaaaaaaaattataacaaatttctatgaaaaaggcttcattttacaaatatataattgagacaaatttatttttaaaaataaaagccacttcccaattgataagtgatcaaagggtATTAACCAGGCAGTTTTCtgacaaaaaaatcaaagctatctataattatatgaaaaatgttctaaataactactgatcaaagaaatgcaaatacaaCTGAGGTACCACCCTACATCTACCAGATTGGTTATtgtgtcagaaaaggaaaacaacgaATGTTGGATGAGATacaaaaaactgagacactaatgtaaCCTCTGGAGAAGAATCTGAACTATTCACAGaaagctataaaaccatgcatactctttgactctgCAATAGTCtactaagagattaaaaaaaaaaaaaaggaaaaggatctatacataaaaatatttatagcagctcttttaattggaaattgagggaatacccagaaattgaggaatggctgaataaattgtggtatatgattgtgagagaatattatttttctataaaaaatgatgagcaatatgctttcagaaaaacctggaaatatttatatgaactgatgcaaagtgaaatgagcagaactaagaaaacattgtacatagtaatagaaatattattcaATAATCCACTGtgaattatttaactatttttatactgttatctcagagttataaaatgacccaagacaattctgaaggaaaaAACTTCTAGAGtcgagtctgaatgcagatcaaatcatactttttttttttttttttttaatgtctcttggctttcttttgtttttacattcaactggaagaacatgaaataataaagaaaaaagaaaaactagtgtTTCCCAGCAATTCATAGTTCTACCAACACATGGCTGTTATTGAAACATCCTACATTTATTTCTCTCAATCTATATCCTTCCCAACATCTCATTCTAAAGCACCCACTCTTTGCTATGTATTCTATGAATTACCTCTTCAGTAACTGACAAGCTTTCTGTCATCTTAATTTCTCAATACTTCCATCTTCTTCTTACACTCAATGAGATTTGGTTCTCTTCTGATGAAAGGTTCCCTGACCACTCTTTCCAAAAGTGACTGTAATTTCACTCAccattctctcctcttcccctcccaaatCACTGGCTGTGGTGGAGTTAGAATGTTACTTGCTCTCCAACTTTCATGCTGTCCCTCTCTCACCATACCTCAAGAACCTCTTCTCCTCTGAGCTTCATTTGATCTGTATTTATCATCTAAACAAGattattttaactctttatttATTAACCTTCAGGATATTATCCTTTACTCAAGGAACTCAATGCCTCCATCACAGTCTTGctctctttctcaactctctGTTCAATATATAAAGACACTTCATACAAAGCTGCTTCAACCACCTTCATTTTCTAGttgctcaatttccttattttctacAACCTACTCTTCCACCTCATTTTAGCAAGAGTTAATCTATCACTCACAAGTGTTTCACATGCactgaactctgaaattccattCTCTGATCACAATATACTATCAATCTTTCTTTCCcattgctttgcaaaccttaacctTGTTCTTGGTCCTCACCAGGACCTCTAATCCCTTCACCTCTCACTTCCTTCTCAGACCATCATCCCTATACTGGATACAGTTGTGAGTATGGTGCCCTccacagtaatagggaagtttggaagaggggaggGTTTGGGGGGGAAGATAAAAAGTTCAGTTTTAGAGATGCTGAAAAGATGTCTACAAAACATCCAGTTTTAGACAGTAAATAGGCAGTTTTGAGTTGTggcacttttgagcacttggctggtgaagttTTGGTGATTTCTTgtaaatacaaaaaggaaagtaTACTATATAATGCAATGCTCTCATACTGTCATGTGACATTACAGAAGATAAGATTCcggttaaaaaatgttttagttttaagaattttatttgctgTACAGTATTTATGATAGTGGAGATTTCACATGTTAGGAAAAGTGAGTATCATCTGAAATCAATGTTTTTGGGTTTTATTGAGATGCTAGCACAAAAGGTCACAAAATTATAGGAAACAAAATGTTTCAACAAAAATGTTCTGtatgttaccaattttattttatgtactgcATTTTATGAGTTATTTCATGGTTACTATGTTAGGAAATGCATATATTATCAGAATTGATGCTTCATTATAAACTTATTATAAaccaattaaaacaattcagaggTTTCACCCCCAGGCCCAGCAAAttgttaagaattttaaaagatggaaatagGCAATGCTGAAGAAGCAGAAAGGCATATTAATACACGGTGAACTATGAATTGGTTCAATTATTCTAGAAAAGAATTAGCAAATTTAAATTAGTTAgatgctcatatcctttgatccagaattcCCACTACTGAGCACAAACCTAAAAGAGGTCCAAAACATAAAGCCAGATACTATCTAATACTATAATATCCATGGCAGCTCTGTGGAAGCAGAAAACTTTTAAGTAGGCATCCAGTTTGGAAAGCGATATGTACATACCATTGTGGTACATACAGTGTACATAGTTGTGAACGTGGAGGCAagaagacttgacttcaaatacggccttaaacacttactatttgAGCCAtccttggcctcagttttctcatctgtaaaatggggataatataacCGTAttatgttgtgagaatcaaatggaataattataaagaactcagcacagtgcctggcacataatgggggcttagtaaatatttgtttcctttccttcctccttcacattACTTGGATTCATGCTGTTTTCCAAGGAAGCTGGCCAACTTAATGCTCCTACTACTTGGAATTCCATATCCTTCCCATTGCCCCGAATTTTGTGTTCCGCCCCCTCCTGCCTCCCCCCTGCAGTTTCCGCTCTGAAAGTTCACTATGGGTGCCAGCAGTCCGACTCTCCCGGAGGGCAGTTACTGTCTCCACACTCTTCAAATTACACCTAAGTTAACTTAAAATGTATCTTCCGGTCGGCAATAAGCAAGCACCTTAGGAACGAACAatggggttgggggggggggttgtttgttttgttttggtctttttTGCTCCTTAAATCTGAAAGAAAACCGGTCATCCTTTCTCCTCGGGTTCCTAAAGAGACCAGAAGGGAAGGACCGGCTGGGCCAGATTACTGATGCCCAACTAACTGAAGCTGCAACCTGGCGGCGACTCCGGCCTAACGTGGGGGGTGGCAGAATGAAGGGGGAGGAGTTTCAACATCTCCGATCCCCATCGAGGCTCCGGGAAACCTGGGAATTGGGGATGCGGTAAAGGCAGCTACTTACGacagaagagaaggaggggaggagaagctTAAGTAGATTACACACAAATACAGAGCTAAGCACGAGTAGCCAAACgcatccctctctctcctctaaaGTCATCTTCACAAGATTCCTGGGGTCCTGCAGAGAAATCTGCCCAGGATTCCCCGCGCCGAGGCGCCTGCGCAATCGTGCTTCAGGGTTCGGAGAGTCCGGCGCTCGGAGATTCCCACTTTGCCCCCACCCCACTCTCCCGGCTTCGGACCGAGTATGGCGCCTCCTTTCGTGGCACTAAGCACTCCTCCTACACCAG from Sminthopsis crassicaudata isolate SCR6 chromosome 3, ASM4859323v1, whole genome shotgun sequence includes these protein-coding regions:
- the GET1 gene encoding guided entry of tail-anchored proteins factor 1 isoform X1 — translated: MTLEEREGCVWLLVLSSVFVCNLLKLLLPSFSSVMRKLRPRMAQIISKLLQKDVDQESQMRAEIQTMKQDLSAISMMDEFAKYARLERKINKMTDKLKTHVKARTAQLAKIKWVINIVFYILQALLMISLIWKYYSDPVTVLPSKWIAPLERLVAFPTGVAGGVGITCWLVVCNKVVAIMLHPFS
- the GET1 gene encoding guided entry of tail-anchored proteins factor 1 isoform X2 translates to MTLEEREGCVWLLVLSSVFVCNLLKLLLPSFSSVISKLLQKDVDQESQMRAEIQTMKQDLSAISMMDEFAKYARLERKINKMTDKLKTHVKARTAQLAKIKWVINIVFYILQALLMISLIWKYYSDPVTVLPSKWIAPLERLVAFPTGVAGGVGITCWLVVCNKVVAIMLHPFS